The genomic segment AAAGCATCTCAAAGGAGGACACAGAAGAATTGGTGGTTTTCCAGTCTTCAGACAGTTATTGACTTCAAAACcataacttaaaattatattagCTTGCTGAATTATGTTTGAGGTTCTGAAAATGAGGAACTTAATATAAGGAACTGAATATTAACTTCTTTATGAATAATTCCTAAAGagttgaaaatgaaatgaaatacgGTTGTAAAAGCCCATAAATTAAAGTTGAACACCTGCACATCAAATTACATCCTCCTTGTATGGAGGCTTGTATGGTGACTTTGAACCTAATGGTACCCCTTTCTTTTTGCTATTTTGCAACTTCTGATCATTTTTACTCTGTTCATTAGCATCATCACAATTAATCCTAAAACAGTGACTCTGGTTAGTTGTATGGTCCCCAATCTGAAGCCTGGAAGGAGACACAAAGCAGCGGACTCCCAGTGAGAAACAAGGCAGCAACCAGTAACTTCAGGTGGCAGTACATCGAAGACTGTATCACAAGATGAACTGATACAATATACTCTTGTCACTCCAACATGTCAGCATGTAGCTGATAGAGCTGGTGACTGCAACctaccattaaaaaaaagagtaaaaccAGAGAAAAAGATGATTTTAACTGATAGCACCGATTACTTTGCCAGTTCTGTTGGTTACAGTAattgtgaaattaaaaattgTGATACGTATGACAATTTTGTATGACAAATTTAATTTTACTTGTTGCTAcagatgaaaaaataaacattcaggatgtttaaattaaattcagtaTTTACAACTGTGGTACTTCCCGGTTTTTAATTCTAATTTTAAATCTAATACAGTTTGATTCTTCACATAAAGACTCTTCTTGTTCAAAAGTTTTAACACAGCCCAACTTCTCAACTAAGGAACGGATCTTTTTCCACTTTTGACATAATATAAcaccctccctccctgtgaTGTCTTTAAATAGATTGGCAGCCTTGAAATAATCACATATATATCTGATGCACAACCACAACAATGAGCACAGGGTACTACTAAAAATCTGAAGATTTCTTTCATGCTGAGATAAAATCACTTTCTAAAAATACTCATGTACTTCCCAGATACAAACACCTGCAGTATTAAGAAATCAGAGAGCATCTGAAGAGCTATTTATAATACTGGCTCAGTTcagttttcctccttttttttaaagacactttATGTCGCATATCGTGTTATGTAAATAGACAGCATGGGCTCCTACTAGCAGTTATTGGTTGATAGTACACAATTACATCAGTGGCTGGTTTAAAAAGGGCACAGTGACATTTAAGCCTGTTTGGTGGCAAGGTTATAGGATCTAAATCAATACAAGCATCTTCATGTTCCACCTTAAGCGGTCATACAGGTAGTAACACAACCATAAGGAGCTGTTGTAGCTCATTGAAACATATGGGTGTCAATATATAGAACAGAGGTCCCGCAGACTGGGTACAGatgcatgaaaaataaaaggaaaaaacagctTCAAGTGTCTTAGTCAGGTGTTGACACCGTGTCTTGCTTGATCAGCTTCAATGATCCTTGGCATGGATTCTAGAACTGTCTGGAAAATTACTGGTAGGGATTGGGGATTGTACAACAATCCTAAAAAAGAAATTCCCCTATTTGGTATTTTGATGACGGTCGTCATCAAAAGGTCAAACATATTTAATTAAGTTGAAGTTAGCTAAAATGgttaacatcattttaatatttatcagATGATCGGTGAATGTCCATGGATGGAGTTAATGTCATTCTGTAGGATACCAATCCcagaaatacagaaatataacaaatatgGTCACGTACTATAAACTTTTTATTGATTTGTAGAGATGCTTTCCTCTAATAGGACCGGAAAACCTTAGAACAAAATGTTCCCTCACTGCATAATAGAGACCTCAGATCACTTCGCCTTAGAGGTCAAGGGTTCACGTTTTTTCTTTACTCAGTCACCTGTTCTTACAGATGGTCACAGAGCAGTTCAGCGCCCCCGTGAACATTTCTAATAATAGCCACAACTAAAATAGACAGTCATCACATGAAATCAATAATGCCACTTAGATATGACAGAGTGGGCTGGCATGCTGCCCCTCACACTTGGATTATCGTGACACTTGTAACTGAGCTCACTCTTATGCAGCAGCTTTGGATGCATGACAAAGTTAATGTCAAGAGAGAAATGTTCTTTATACCTGGAAAAGCCACATGTTAAACATGTCCGACAATAAGAGAAGATCATTGAATCGATGCGTGATAATGAAGTCAAATGAGTTTCCAAAGTGACAGAACGTAAAGAGAAAGAGTGAATGTAGAAAGTTGACAAATAGCGCCATCCAGAGGTCAGAAAATGACAGTTAATACACAGCTGTGCTCAGACTGATCTTGGGTATGAATGTTACTCTGGCCTTTTAATGGTTCTGCataatccacacagggtcaaatatttacatatattcCCTTTAATCTTTTAATACATGATGAGGGCCAAAGCACATTACCTTCTAGTTACTGATCATGATTGACTACAACTGGTAGTTTCTTTTTGCCAGaataaaaaggatttgtttgacagcacttaCTGGATTGACCAATACCCAGCACAATGTGAAAGTCCAAGGAATTCAGTTAACATCTAAGGACAATTGTAGATTTACACGAGTTTTGAAGGCCGTTTCTAAACAGTTCAAACTTGTCCTCGGGAtctccttacctggatgattgagtatGCATCAAGAGAGTTCAAACAACTGTAAGTTCAGGAACAACCCAGGATTCACTCAGGCTGAAGCctgccatgaactggaaacCAGTGTCACAGTTTACAGTGAAGCAAGTTTTCCATTGTCATGGTCTAAGAAGGTGCTGACCAAGAAAGACGCCCCTGCTCCAAAGCTGACACCTTCAAACTCGACTGAAATTTCCAGCTGCCCATGTGGATTAGCCTTCTGGAGCAATGTTTTATGGTTGGATTAGACAAAGACAGAACTAGCTGGCCACAATGACAACAGACATGTTTGAAGGGGTAAAGGTGAGGCTCTGGGGATGGTTTACAGTCATTGGCACTGGTGCGTTATGAAAAGTGGAAAGAGTAATGAAGGAGGATGACGACTACCTACAAATTCAACTTCACCTCAAACCAACAGCTAGACCAGTTGAAACCTAAAAACAATTAGGTTTTTACTTCAGTAAATTTTATTTTCAAGCATTTGAGCCCTGATCCATAGGATATTTAAGGGCTAAAAAAACCATTTTACCTCTATTAAAAATTACAACCACATCTAACCACTCCACACAAAGGCCCAGCAGGACTTTGCAAACATCTCAACTCatgtcaaactggtttcttgaacttGATAGcaagttcactgtactcaaatgacctccacgtcatcagatctcaatccaatagagcacttttgcaatgTGGTGGAACATGAAATTCCagtcatggatgtgcagcaacTGTGATGCAATCATGTCACTCAAAATCTGAGGAATGTGTGGAGCACCTTGATGAAATTATGCTAAGAACTCATTCCAACTCAATTTTATACAGTACTAAAACACAGCTACCTCAGGGtgctttatatttaatgttaacCAATCAAAGCAACACTGAAGTCAAAGTGGTCCAACCTGGTGTAAGCGTACATATGCATGCTGCACAACTAGAATAGCCATAAATAAAGGTATTGCCACTACACAGCTTATGTTACACCAAGTAGTTTGTTTAAAATGGCTGAATTACCTCATCaaaatgtcttgaagttctccagaggcctggtaatgaactaatcatttgattcaggtgtgccgacccagggtgatatctaaaacctgcaggacactggcccttgagttCCCCAATCCCTGTTCTACACCAACTGTTTTTGGTGTTTAATCAGACCTTGTGACTTGATGTCAAGTCCCAGATTCTTGCTGCGAATATAGGACTTTTTTGCCTTTAAACCATCTTGAATCAGTGCATAGCATGTGACTGAAAATGAATTTACTCACAAGTTTCCTCACGTAAACAGCTTTATTAAGCAACAATGCAGTCTGACTAAACAGTGAGGATGCTAGACAcgacgaaaaaaaaaaagtggacatATCACATCAACGTAGTCTGCATCTGGCAGAAGGCATGAGTCACATTGagggagatttaaaaaaaatgttaagaaCAAATTTAAAAAGGGAAATACCTAAACATGCTTGCATATGCAATAGGCCTAAAATGAGCTATCAGGACCTGCAGTAAATACAAATTATGGCTTAAAAACCAGACCATGGAATGTCACTGGGTGATCTAAACTTTGGACCAAGATTGTTGGTGGGTCTTGTTTCCTGTCTGGTGGGAGAGAGACAACAGTtagagaacaaagaaaaactacTGTTCGCTGATGCAGACTGATGGAAGAGCTGACTTACTTTGGCCCAATGGTTTTGGTTTCACCCCACACAAATGGAGGAGCAGTGTTATCCGCCTCTGCAAGATGGGACAGTTACCTTAATACTTTCACTAAGTATTGTCTCAATGTCTCAGGGTGCAGCACAAAAAGTTTATATTTCAGGTGCATTTAAGATCTCGGACCCATTCTTAAAATGGAAAGTATTGTttaactgaaaggaaaaaagcagTTTTCAGACAAGGTTTGAAAAAGATGGATCTAGGTGAGAAATGggatatttcacattttacacaGTAGCAGTTCATCATAACAGGCCTGAGCAATCTTCCAGATTTAAAGACTTTTATTCAGTAATAATTACTAAAACTAGCAACTGAGACCATTAACCCAGATGAAGCGTTTACAGAGGTCACAGATCAAGTGAGCATAAGCTTCAAGCAGGAGGAGCAGTTGTCTTCAGCTTTCCATGACAAGGAAAGCGAGTCTAAAGCACTTTAACGCTTGATTCACACAGCCAGCTAAGGGGGTTAGTCATCCTTGTGCCAATACCAAGATGATGAGGTCATAAGTCATACCTTGATCCCAATCCTCAGTCATGTTTGGGTTAACCCAAGTGCTAACTGGGACATGCCAGTTACAAGGTCCATTTGAACTTGAACTTCCATCTGTAATAGGGGtgtaaaataagaaatattCACGATGTTAAACATGATTAAATttaagttaaagaaaaaaagaaaagaagcaatcTTACCTTCTTCCATGTCCACAGGAACTCTGTCCTCGCAGGTCTCAGTGTGGTGAGCCAGCTCATGTTTGGGGACCAGGTGGCGAGCATTGAAAGGGCAGGTTTTTAGTTCACGGGCCAGTTTGGGATGGTTCTGCAGAGAGTTTACATAAACAATTAAACTTTCAGTCATGGCTAAAGTTTCATTCAAGCCAGGGAATTACTCAAGACCAGTACCAGCTTCTCCACTTAGCATTTTTTATTCTCCCTCATCCACCAGTGGAGAACATTTGGCTACTTTAGTGTTTTGATGTGtgctggataaaaaaaaaaattataagcGCTGGTTCAGCAGTTAGATTATTCAATAGGATGCTGTTTAACTCAGCTGCATGACACCGAGGCCCTTCCAAGATTTAATGTTTGCATTGTAATGGCTGCTGTGAACTTCTAACAAGGCCAAACTCTCTTATAAGATTAAAACCCATCACTGGAACTACtgaaactaaaaaacaaaactaaaatgagTAAACTCAATTTGACAGACTAAtgtaaaatagaaagaaaatacaactaaaacttaaaattttaaagatACTAGCACTTGACTCACCTTCCTGCACTTTATGATGTGGTAAGGAAAGCGGCTGGACCGGATCTTGTGGTTTTTATCAAAAGGGCACTGAAGAAGTTTTTCTGGGTCTGTGTTTCCTTTCCCATCTTTAAAGGGGGTGAGAAGCAAATGCATTAACTTAGCATTTAAAGTACTGACAAcatcttaaaatgtttaaaaaaaaaaaaaaaaaaaaaaagggggggggggggggggggaggtttCACCATATTCCTCCACCAGCTGTGCTGGCTCTGCAGAAGGGGTCCTGCAGGGACTGGTGGTGCTTCCAATTACGAAATTGCTCGCCATCTGTAGCTGGGATTTACTGTGGGCAGCCaaacagtttaaattaaaatataaccACCCACccccaaatacacacacacaggaattgTGTAAACTAAATGCTTGCACTTTGGTAATGCCAACACATGGCACAGCATTCACAATCTCCATAACCACATTAACCCTTCAGCTCTGCAGGTGtgcaacatttttctgtcacccCAAAGTGAGCTTAACTTAGCCTGCTGGTTTGGATTACTTTTAAATATagagaagaaggaaaacaaatacTCCTAATATGTGTACAAAGACAGAAACATGAGTGACCTTAGTGAATGAAGCTAGCTCTTTTTCCCAACTCTTTGTGTCGCAGTATACGTGCAGGTGGTTCCTACACCCCGTTCTTCTTTGACCTGATTAAACATCCCATGATGACCAAATATTCACGTTTGACTGATATAAAGCCATTCTTTATGGCTAAAATAAGTCGCAGAGCTAACTCGTGGACACGCTTCACAGTACCTAGCTCATCAAACGTTCAAACGTTACCGTAAAATATGCAACAAGAAGACCTGGCCCGTTTCCAAAGTCTGTTAGCAAAAAGTTGCCTAGGTACTCAGCACATTGCCTGAGACACTAACACGTGAATTTTAAACACCTGCACTTAACTTTTGTAAAGTTTATAGAAAATGGTTCAAATAAAGCCTAGAAGCAGTTTAAAATTACCGTGAAAGAGAGCCGTTTCTCTCAAAAGATATCAAACAACCAGAGCCGCCCCACTTCTTTAAATCTCGCGAAGAGTCACGTGATTTTTAgcacaaatttttttttattagctcTATGGGGATtttagcttttttctttttaaaaaatctttttatatGAACTATGAATACTATCaataaaatgtgcaaactgAATCTCTGGCTTATGGTGGAAGAAGCAGCTAATTAAATTAGTTGTCCGTGCAAAACGTACCCACTCATTTTTAAGTAAAGATGATAAATAGCATCAATAAAACATGCTAATTAAATTGCACTGACTTTTGGAAGAATTACCAAATTAAATGAACTGCAAAAGTAAGAGTACATACAGTAGACACTACTGATTACATGTAAAATTCCAGTACTCAAAGTAAAATGCTAACATAAAAGTACACAGCTACTGGCAAAGAAGTAGTATGAAGAATAagaaaaaatctgaaattctTTAGTGATCTTAAAAGATTAGAAATTATTGTATTAGAGCAgcgaaaacaacaaaatgtaataTACTTATAATGAAAGACTTATTTGTAACTGGACTTATTTGTATCACATCATATCATATTTTTCTTATATCATAgcagacattttattttgtgaatgGATGgttcattaaaatatgaaagagTCAGTGTTTTTAGAATgcttatttacatttataaatCAAAAAAGGTTATTTTTTGCCATCATTTTACACACTTAGTAGCATGTGACTCATATTTAGCCTGTCACCATTTTTTTCCATTACGGTAACTGACTCACTTTCATCTTTGCTGTATATGAGCGTCATTACGGTAAGTGCGCTGCCTGTCAAACATGGCGCTGTCCTGTTCGAGTCTGTGTAGTCAACTGTCTTTAATCCGACACTGTCGTCTCGGTAAAAACAGGATAACACATGGTCTTTACTCTCCCTACGTGCTCTGTCAGTTCAGGTATATATGAAGCCGATTAACATTGTCGCTTCCATCatttatcatttttgttttactcGTGTTTCGTGAACCTTTGCTAAGCTAGCTATATCCTACCGGCTGATAAGAGAtattgaaaatatatatatatttttttaaattaaagtacGTTGTTGATATTTTCATCAGAGCAATTATTATATCGTGATTGGTGCACACCCCAACGATAAAGAGTAATCATGTTTAATTCTTTAATGTACAAACAAAGATTTTATTCCTTTAATGACAGATAATATCTTTCCGCTCTGACAGACTGCCCCTGTGTAGACACTACTCATCGTCCGAAGTCAGACGAGGTTTTGCTCGTTATGTTGCCTCCAAACTCCAGTGGGCTAATACCAAATATGAAGATTTCCTTAAAAAGCGATTTCCCCGCTTTTTTCTGCTCTATCACACTTTCGTGGAAGGTAAGCTCACGGTTTACTCACTCCTGAGGTCTCCAAAAACACTGCAGGAGTGCCCTGTGAGTCTTGTTAGCCCAACAATGAGGTTGGGAGACCTGACTAGGGACAGGAAACAGGTTGCTGTAGTACATAGGCACCTTATATATGAAGGTTTGTGAAGATGAAAgttgctgagagagagagagagaattcaAGACCCAACTCATGATCAGAATCTGGAGTTAAAATAAGACATTTATACAAGGATATGAATAGCCAGATTTCTCATATTCCATGACCTTAATATGATCGTTTCACCTGGTCTACTAACATCAGGGTCCTCAGGGTCTTTACTTCCTGTATGGGTTTGTCTGCTTTTGTTCAAGAATTGAAAAAGCCTTTTGAAGACAGTAGGTGAACTGtcttcaaaaacctaaagaagtccagttgtcTTCTTTCAAACATCACCCCATCAGCAGCATGATATCCAGAAAACACTGTTCTTGTCCATCACTTACACAAGCTTATTTTTTCAGGTCCTGCAAGTCAAATTTTCATTTTACTCTATTAAAACTGCattaaacaagcaaacaaacattgCATACTACATACTGTTTGTAATatacaaatgattatataatTATACCATTTTGTGGCCCCAATCTAAAGTGAACATCTACAGGAGTACAAGCAGGCTCAGGAGTTGGTGTCTAAATAAACAGCATGCTACAAAGCACTTTGTTCTAAGAgtcaaataacatttttaaatctacagtaatatttaaaacaattttttctGTCACTCATTCCAGGATTCAAGCTACTGTTCCGAGATGCCAAAGATATCAGGaggataaaaggaaaaatgtggTCTGATGGAGTAAAGTTCCAGGATCTGCCTTACAGGGACATGGAGAAACTCAGACAGGTGAGTCTGATTACCACACTGCACACAGAAATATCAGAATTTTCCACACATATTAGAAATGGAGGGAATCAAACTGCTTATAGCTCAGTGAAAATGAGTAATTTCTTgattattattaaatttgtattaaatctaattacattcatttttttattattaaatctgCAATAAGTCAGGAAaaaattatttgatttttttaattttttaaattgcaaaagTTTGGAATATACTGGATTTTGATTGTTGATATGATGCTATTGCTTCGGAGTGTAAAATTTTCTCTTGACTGCATTCtgtctaatggccagcaggaggCGAACCCTGGTTGCAAAAAGAAATTCACTTGTATAGAAATtccctctgcttttttttttatctgggatctttttaaaaatcctttCCTTCATACATTCACTCTTAGCAAAAAAAGTTGCGTTTTCTATCATGTTATCTACCAAAATGTGATGCATTTTGTCACAGAAAATCCAATATAATCctgttttatttagattttcGATTGGAGTATTATTAGTGTAATACCGGCAATGGGAATTCATGTCGGGTTAACACCATCTCCATGCACACAAATAAAACCAGTTCTATTTTGTTTTGACACTAATTGGCAAAActgtttaaaagtttaaagGCAAATAAACTATTATACTCTTTAGGGCAGTCATCAGTAATTaatagacagaaaaacagaattcaagatcaaaataacaaatgaatatATTCTAATTTAAACTCCTAAAATGAAAAGGCTTAAATCaaccataaaaagaaaaaacaaacacccacTGTTTGAACCGGTCATAATGAGTTAATTCTGTCTGATATTAGGTTAACAGGCGTGAGGATTTATCAAGGTGCTAGCACTTCAGGTGCATTAGGGGTGGGATGGCATGCCTCAGGAGGTAGAGAAGGTCATCTACTTTATCAGCATTGAAAAAAGTGTAATGCTGATGTAAGCAatgctcttatttatttttggcagcttcttctttttgatCAGTTCAGTGGAATGTCTGTTTCCAACTCTTCTTGTCTTCTAAATCTCCCCTTTTCATGCCAACCATCGGCATTTCCTGTCAAAACAACCGTAAAgctcctttttgttttgtttttttcttgctcgTCAGCCTCATCTTCTGCATCCTTCTCCCAATAATCCCACTTTCTCTCCTCCACACATCTCAGCCGATTCATCTCTCTGACTTTGTACGTCAGGTATTCAATCTGAGCTATTGCTCTGAATAAATACTAATggtatttaaaaattaatttcataATTGTGAGGACTGTCAGAGCATCTTTTAAGGGGAAGGATTAGCGTTTAGTCACCCGTTCTCATAAATTAGTGTAGATTTTGGTAAAGTTTCAATTCCTGTGTTTATGGCAGTGTAGTATTTTTAGTTTATGCATTGTCAGTGTTTCAGGGCTGTAATGTCTCACAGTAACTTGGCTCACTTGACTTGTGTTTGACAGTTTCGCAGAGACTTGATCAAGGCCATCCCGCTGGTGATCATATCCATCCCTCCCTTTGCCAACTACCTGGtttttgtcttgatgtgagTCCTCTTGAAATAACCATCTCATTTGATTTGCAGGCTTATTTATGTTGCTGTCCCTGTTCATTAATCATTTTCTGTCACTTATTGTGCCTCACTCTGCTAAGAAAACCTCCTCCTGCATCGACAGGTATTTCTTCCCCCGTCAGCTCCTGATCCCTCACTTCTGGACTCCCAGCCAGCAGCTGGAGTTTCGGAGAGTGTACCACTCCCTCAGAGCTCGGCACCACTGGCCAGTGCTCAAAGGACTTGAGCACACGAGTCAGCAGGTCAAAAATGGTCACTTACAGAGGCAACTTAAGGACCTGTGTGCAAAAGTAAGTATCGGGAATGTGTAGCAGTACTGCTTTCTGCTTGCAAAGTACACTAATCATTCACGAacagtttttacagtgtggCCCCTTATAACGTTATCTTCCTGAATGTAGCACGAGTTATCAAGGAATAGCTAGATATTATGTCTCAAAGTAACATCCTCATTAATGTCAGAACCAAAGATTTTTCAGCAGAACATTGCCCAGACATCACTTTTCTTCTACTGTCTTGCACTAAATCTGTAGCATATCCTGCCAGCATCTCTTCCAAAGTTaaggacacgcacacacatcctCTTGGCTGTGCACATGATGTAAGAGAAAATGTGACTCATCAAACTGATCCATCTTCTTCCCTTGCTCAATAACCCAGCTTTGCACTTGCATAATCACTAAAGGCTATCCAGCTGATGATTTGGTTAGATTTTAGTGGTGGAGAGCCGAGAGCATGCGCACTATGACCAGTCTGTGGTTATTGTGCTCCATGCATGTGTCCTGGCAGCTTTCTTGGGTGCTTATAATCTTGTTGCCATTTCATCACTTGTCTGTGCTTGGCCTGCTTCTAGTACTAACCCATGCTTATTGGGGAAACACCTGATACCTGTGGTTTGAAGATGATCTGTGCAAGTGATCTGGCCATTAcagttctgtctgagagattC from the Pelmatolapia mariae isolate MD_Pm_ZW linkage group LG20, Pm_UMD_F_2, whole genome shotgun sequence genome contains:
- the zgc:56699 gene encoding gametocyte-specific factor 1 isoform X1, which gives rise to MASNFVIGSTTSPCRTPSAEPAQLVEEYDGKGNTDPEKLLQCPFDKNHKIRSSRFPYHIIKCRKNHPKLARELKTCPFNARHLVPKHELAHHTETCEDRVPVDMEEDGSSSSNGPCNWHVPVSTWVNPNMTEDWDQEADNTAPPFVWGETKTIGPKKQDPPTILVQSLDHPVTFHGLVFKP
- the zgc:56699 gene encoding gametocyte-specific factor 1 isoform X2, with product MASNFVIGSTTSPCRTPSAEPAQLVEEYDGKGNTDPEKLLQCPFDKNHKIRSSRFPYHIIKCRKNHPKLARELKTCPFNARHLVPKHELAHHTETCEDRVPVDMEEDGSSSSNGPCNWHVPVSTWVNPNMTEDWDQEADNTAPPFVWGETKTIGPKQETRPTNNLGPKFRSPSDIPWSGF
- the letmd1 gene encoding LETM1 domain-containing protein 1, yielding MALSCSSLCSQLSLIRHCRLGKNRITHGLYSPYVLCQFRLPLCRHYSSSEVRRGFARYVASKLQWANTKYEDFLKKRFPRFFLLYHTFVEGFKLLFRDAKDIRRIKGKMWSDGVKFQDLPYRDMEKLRQFRRDLIKAIPLVIISIPPFANYLVFVLMYFFPRQLLIPHFWTPSQQLEFRRVYHSLRARHHWPVLKGLEHTSQQVKNGHLQRQLKDLCAKVQSGANPKASEILAIRSLFSGPPLGIRRMSVDHMRHISPLLFLTPRLPGFLIGQRLSSHGLELLQLDRGLSRLGVHQLNDSELRQACYLRGLNADVLGVNQCREWLSQWLQVSSSLKDSEVSLLLHSIVFLSANYPSGPSRH